Part of the Arachis hypogaea cultivar Tifrunner chromosome 6, arahy.Tifrunner.gnm2.J5K5, whole genome shotgun sequence genome, GTAGACAGTTTGTAATACCAAGCCCTTGGTGCTTGTTTGAGGCCATACAAGGCTTTGGTGAGCTTGCATACTAAACTGCCATCTCCAATTTCATAACCCTAAGACTGCTTCATGTTCACATCTTCAACCAAATCTCCATGAAGGAAGGCATTATTAACATCAAGCTACTTGATGATCCATGCCTTTGATAACGCAATAGTGAGCACAACCCTTATCAAAGTAAGCTTTACTACGGGATTGTAGGTCTCAGTAAAATCAAACCCTGGTTGTTGTGAGAAGCCCTGAGCCACCAACCTCACTTTATACTTTGGTAGGGTGCCATCTGAATTGTATTTAACCCAAAAAACCTACTTGCTACCGATATCTTCCCGTCTTTGAGGTAGGGGAACCAATTTCTAGGTCTGGTTTCACATGAGAGCATGGTATTCTGCATCCATAGCCAATTTCCATTACGGACTTTGCAGTGCATCCCTTACTGATCTCGGTTCAATTGCTGGCAAAAAGGGTCGTGGTCTTACACTGCCAGCTTTGCCCTGGATAATCATGGGATGTATGTTTAAAGTAGGTGGTTGGGTTTGTGAAAAATCAGGTAAGacaatttttagataaaaaatggGAATAGAAATAGGTGTGTTTAAGGGTGAAAATGGAGAAAAGGATGGTGTGGGAGGTAAAGAAGATGGCTGTTGTGAGAAAGCAGGAGGAAGAGAGGGCAACAATGTGGGTACAGAAGGGAGAGCTTGGGAATTTGACAATTGATGTAAGTAAGAAGAAGTTGGCTGGGAAGGCAACACGAAAGGGGGAGTGATCTTCTGAGGATAGGGATGATTGGAGTACTAGCTGGAATGGTTAGGCGTCAGATCAGATTGTTCGCTAAGGGAGGTAGCAAAATTGTTGTCTTTGAATGCAAACAGGTGCTCATTAAAGACAATATTTCTTGAGATTATCTATTTTTCTGCTCAGTAAGACACTTATAACCTTTATGGGAGCTGTTGTATCCCAAAAAGACACAAGAGAAAGACCGAAATTCCAATTTATGCTTGTTATAGAGCTGCAAGTGTGGGAAACATAAGCAGTCGAAAGCCCAAAGACTAGTGTAATCAGCCTTTTTGCCAAACAGTTTCTCATACAGTGACTGGTTAGCAAGCATAGGCATGGGTAACATGTTGATTAGATGCATTGCAGTGCTGAACGCTTTCCCCCAATACTTGACTAGCATACCAGCTCCTGCTAACATGGTCGGTCCCTTTTCCACAACATTCCAATGCTTTTGCTCAGCAATGCCATTTTGCTGGTGTTTGTGTGGACATGAAAAGTGATAAATAATCTCCTGCATCTGTAAATATTTTGACAAACACACATATTCAAAAGCATTATCAGATTGCACCATTTTTATTTTCACATTAAATTGTAACTCAACTATTTGTTGAAAACATATAAAGACTGATTTGAGTTGTGAACGTGTTCTAacaagtaaagccaagtaaaTTTGCTACAAGCattaataaaatttatgaaataaaaatttttataggaATCAACTATTGGGACAGGTGTGTAAACTAATGTCAGGGGTGTAGTGTAAACTATATTAGAGATTGAAAATAATAGTTGATGAGATTTTCCTAGACAACAGACAGTACAAATAGATTTATTGGGGGTAAACTATAATGTCATAGGATTTTAGAACATTAACTACTACACTATAAGAAACATGACCTAGTCTATTATGCCACAAAAGAAAACTATCAGTAATGGACATAGTTGAGACATAGGCTGCTACATTAGTTGAGACATAGGCTGCTGCTGCATTATaagaaattgtaaaattttaaattttgttagtttaaaaattattaaatttaaaatgatatgttgaatttttaaacaaatttttaaaaaattaaaatataagtttGCCATAAGATTTATTGAGGGAAAAATTTGACGGTAACAAGTTTTAGAATTTTACAATTAAAAGTTTATATCTGCCACTAAATTCGCCGGTAATTAGTGGCAGATAAAAAAATCTGTTGGTAAACAATTAATGAAAAGATTTATACTGTCGGATTTATTCCGACGCTAAATTTAACGATAAACAGATCACTGACGAATTTTTTTGATAAATCCATCAATAAATTCGACGATATTCAACAACTTTTTTTGTAGTATTGGCATGAAGAAGTAAGCTAAAGTTTTGAGTatgttatttagtttttttttatgacCGTATTTTATTTAGAATCAGTCtggattgatttaaaaaaaatgtatttttttaagttttttgaaaagatattttttaatagataaaaattattttttatttagatatatttttgaaaagaattttcAAGTATTAAaaacgttttttattttttataaataaggtattgtaaaaaattaatttattttttaataaaaatattttttaaaatatgtatctaaataaatttaaaataaaataaaaatattttattttttaaaaaatatatttttttactcaaaaaatcaatccaaaccaATATTTAGTTTGATTCAACTGAATAATATCTGATTTATCTTTTACGAACAATTATCAATccgtttttcttttttcatcttGATTTAGCCGAATAAAATATTTTCGGTTATTAAATTGACTACACCTCACATATCAATATTTGAGCTTGCATTTTTATGTAAAGATAACTTCCAACAACATCAATAGTTCACCATTTTATAATTGGCAAGTAGTTTTACTTTTACATAAATCGGTTATTTATTTGAGATTTGTATTTTATATATCCACTAAAGAACCTTCTTCCGTAACGGATAAATAGTTGTACAcgaaagatttatttatttaacatcTGTGCAAACATTATTGAGATGAGATTTACAACGTAACAAATTAACAATGTAAAATTTGCCAATTCATACTCACAAATTATTGTTAACTAAATTTACAAATATCTCTTACTACTTAATATCCTTTCAACTTTGAAGGATTATctccattttctttctctcttttttacaAACTTTTTCAAATCCACCTTTATCCTTCTCTCAATGGAAACAGAAGCTTTGCTCACAAAAACGCTCACAATGTTTTCTCCCATTGTAATAATTTCTCTTATGATAGTTAGTTATTTCTTAGCTAGCTTGATTCTACGTAGTTACCATTGTTTCATGGCGAAGATAAAAGCCATAGACGAAGAAAGCCATGGATTTTTACGATCGGAAGATAATTATTGTTATGGCAAACCATCAAATGCCACATGTTTTCTGATCAATAAGGTTTTCAACACTAAGCAGATTATTGCAAGATTAAAATGTTCAATATGTTCATGTGATTTGGGTCGTACGGAGAAAGCAACAAAACTTTGGGTTACAATTTTGCCAAATTGTTATCATGTTTGCCACAAAGAGTGTATGTCAAAAAGGTTAGAATCGGAGAGAAAAGGAGGATGGCGACCATTATTTGAGTCAAAGAAATATAATTGTCCATGTTGTAATGGCAATGTTGATTTGAAGGAGTTGAAAGAGATAATGATTACTAGTAGACCATACAATAACAACAACATAAAGTAAATCATGGCTTGATTATTTTATTCATCAATGCCTcttgtatatatgtaaatattttttttttatttattgtggaTAATTTATGTCACTAGGGAATTATTCAAATCCAGCATGTTGATTTTCAATAGAAATGTATATTTGTgccacttttttttatatatcttaatgtaaattttcctttttttagATACAAAGATAAATCTAATGATAAGAAAAAAATGTGCatatttttagagaaaaaatatactttatagaACTAATAAGAGTTTATTTGGTGaacttaaaaagaaattttttttagttatcttttaaaaaaaataaaaaataaaaataattttatatttagatattttatgtaaaaatatgtttttatttattaattatgtttaaatacaataatataaaaatacttttttatttattttttatgtgaaaaacatcatttttttaaataattttttaaaaaaatgtaaattataaattctaaaaaatggttttttttttatttttttagtaattttatttttactattaaaaacttactaaatacactaaaaaaatatatctttttcaacaACATAATGGTACCAGAACAATTTACAAAATTAAAGAGTAAATGATAAAACAGTTTCTCAAATTTTACCTATTAGTTAATTAGTTCTTCGTATTTTCAGCCAATCAAATTTGTCATCCAAACTAGCCAATATAAATATGTGAGTACTTAATCTAATTTTTGCCTTCAAACCGTTAGTCAACTGTTAATCAATTAGTTAAGTCTAGCATATCCAAATTCCAAACTACCAAATTATCTAAACATCTAATTACAAGATTGGTGttgttacatgaataagtgtTTTATAACCAACTCTAATCAAGTTGGTACAAGCTGAGCGAAAAGAAAATGCGCATACGATCATCATTTGCATTTTTACAAtacaattttttgttaaaaaagcaCATAAATTTTTACACATATCATATACATTTTTGTTTGCAAATGTATTTTGTTAGTTGagtaaataaatattttgaatatGTAGTCTTCTAAAAATTTGTATTGCACACTAAAATTTTTGTACTATAAACTAAAATTTATGTATCGTGCATATTTTGTTGGTTTGGTATCAATATTTTAGATATatgatctttaaaaaaattttggtgtcaaGAAGAAAAGGACGAAGATGACgatgataataataaaagaggataaggaagaaaaaaaaagaagagaaaaaattaaacaacaacaacacgACAGTAATATGgcgacaaccatgacaacgacatCACGAGAAAAACGACgatggagaaagaagaaaaaaaagagagaaaggagaggaagaagagCGGGCACCTGCATACATACAAAGGCACCTGCATACATACAAAGGCGAAGAAGCGAGCAAAACTTGGTTTAAAAAATACTTAGACcccaccattattgttacaaaattattttattgtcatCACTAACACTATATCCATTTTTGCCATCATTaccaccaccgccaccacccAAACCAAAACCACCACCCTACCACCCAAACCAAAGCCACCACCAGACCAACTCCAACCCTGATCAACACCCCAATCTTTATGACAAGCGTTTGgtagtaaaaataagaaaaagaaaagaaattcagATATAGAGATCAAAATTTTGATTGTTTTTGTACTATATTTGGTAGTAGCACGGGACAGAACACCAAATAGATATGACTACGTCGGAAAGTTTATCCGCTGCCAAAAAAGTCACCAAGGTTGATGGTCAAAAAGTGAGTCCTACTTCTCAGTATAATACAGCCATTGGAaaatgcagaaaaaaaaaaaaagaaatccaaATGCAATTAACCAAATTTACATTATTAACTCACAAACTTTTGGTTCAATTTACTGAGTGACGACATAAACACCATTGGAGAAAGGGAAAGCCAAGAACCTGTTGCACCTGAAAAGAATAATTCTTACCAATAGGTTGGTCCAAGTAGTAAGTAGCTCGGATTTGCTTAAGCAGGTCTCGAACTATATTCAGCTATCCCCACTGAGACTCATCCACCATAGCCAGGTGCGCGGTCCGGGTGGGGTCCAGATTAGTCTGGGTGAAGCTCCGGATACAGGCaggcaaccaaaaaaaaaagaaagaaaagaaatttttttaacaaatcagACTAGTTAAATACTTGATGGAACTCCATCTCAGTAGTCTCCCAAGAAAAAATAATCAATAGAGTTTAGCtacatttatttcatgttttagtaACCAAAAGGACTATTGTCTATACGTGAAAACTTTGTATTTATGGAGATCCTGGCTGATTCCATGAACTGAACCAACTACAGCAGTCACCGTAACTATGAAACACATGAAGCTTAGAAGTTGAAGCATGCACCACTTCAATGTCCGTTTCTTTATCTGTCTTTGTCTGATGTGCATTTGTATTGGGAAGAAGACGACGAGAGGCCAGAACCCGATTGCTCCAAGAAGGGAAAGAATTTCATTGAAAAATGGCATTGCCATGGCAAGAATTGTGGACAATATCACAAATATTGTTCTCCAAATCAGCCTAAACAGGTTGAAATTGAATCTTATATTGCCCAACTTGGTTGGATACTCTTTGTTTATGAAATCTGATTCTGGCCATACCATGTTAGCACCCATTTCAACTATTCTATAGAATGGTTGTGCCATCACCTGTAACAAAATGTAGATTTCCCACATATATTAAGCATCATGGTCTAACGAAAATATCATCGAAGAACAATGTTAGTACTAAGTGTTAAATTTGTGTTTAATTTCTATGCTTCAAGAGTATAATGCAATTTTTCTATCAGTTAAtaaataagcataaaagaaacTTTATACTATTAGATCAGTTTTATTGTTGTGCACTTTGTCATACACTGTCTGTCTATCACTCAATCGAATGCTTGTGTCTGTAAAACTTTTAAAGAGTGTGAGCAATTTTTGTCAAACACTTCGACCAACGTGACAATACATAATTGAATTcataaattgaaatttaaaaaattgagccAACCTGGTATGCTCCAACCATGTGGATCACGACGAACGTGTTCCCAAGGGCAACCAACCAAAAAGGTTCATAAAATCCGGTTAAGATGTTCCCCGGTGTGTGATCACCAAAAGCCGCATAGCCAAAGCCACTGCATAGCAAGAACAGTATTGTCATTGCTGTGACCCCCATCACATTAGCTTTTTTCATCTGTTTATTTTCTGGCGGATCTGATTTTAATGTGTCCTAAACAAATCACCAAATAATCAGATTCAATCAAATTTGCTATAGCAACTGCATCTCCTTCATTGATTTCAGTTTCTTCAAAAAGAAACCAGAGTAAGTGAATTGTATTTTACCATTATATCAAAAATAACAGTGGAATAATTCGCAGCAAGTGCTATGTTTCCCAGTGAACTGAAAACCCTCCAAACTTTATCTTCTGCAGATAATTCCGGCCCTATTCTTGTTCCGGTTATACTAGTTGGCTGTCCTTTTCCTGCATAATTGGAAGAAAGCTTTCAGACAAATATCATCCATTACTATAATAGAAAAAAGTAAATATCATTTTCAGTCCTGATCATTTTGATAGGAGGACAAAGCAATCATCCACAATTCAAAAATCACTATTCAGTCTCCAACCATCTAAGTAACTGGTCTAATTGGCTCATGTTTTTGGCCTAAGCAGCTTCTAACATGTCACCAAGTCACCGTTTACAAGGCTGCTTAGACCAGTTATTTGAATAACAATTTTCATATTTAGTTATCCAAATCCAAAAGGACATTTCATGAGTTGAGCTAGCAAATGCATTGAAGAGTGTTGACCAATAATTTATGTTAGATGAAAGGTCAAAGCATATGATTTTATAGAAAGATAACAGCTACACCAacaattaaaatttgcaattcaTGTTGAAAGATTTTGTATCAAATAATAGGTAAATACCTGAGATGACAACCGAGAGGGAAAGCCCACTTGCAATAAAAGCATAACCAAAGGAGGTTATAGCAGCAATGGTTGAAAGCCATGTTAGTTCATGGAAGTTTGGGATTTGGGACAAGAAGATTTGCAAGGTCCCAAAACCAATCATGAAAGGATTATTAGAAAACTTGCAATAAGCTTGATGTCCCTCTTTGTGGAAGCAAATTGCTTTCTTAATTGCTCTGCCACAATCAAAACATCATCAATAATCAGAAAAGGATAAAAGcttaaaaaaatcatttgaagATTCTTATAAATTGGAAAATTCAAATTGTCTTTATATTTTAAAAGCTGCTTGTTAGGTTTATATGACTAGTCATTGTTTCTGTTGTGTTGGCCTCACATCGATGAGAAATTCAATGGTTAATATAGATTATTAGGATCGATTGCATTttctcatcaaatgttgaaaatTCTTCCTTTTTCCATTAGAAACCTTTGCAATTGGAGAGCCAGATTGAAAATTTTGATGACAGTAATCACAGGAACAAAATTCAAAACTTCTTAAGTCATAGGAATCCAATCATAAGAACATTTTAGGCCTCCTTGAAAATTGTTAGATAATTAAAGCAATAATAATGGCACTCAATCATATCATCTGTACATATTAAACATATAAATTCAATATGACATAACCATAAGTCTTAAAGGAAAAACATACACTAAGCTTGTGGCAGAGGTTATTGTGTAGCCCACAGTGATTCCAGCAAGCTTTGTATATTGGACCAATCCACAAAACACATACATGGTTCCCCCTATTATGAAACAGTAATAAAGAACTAGTTAAAATAGGTCATGAACTTATTCAGATGCATGAACTGGAAGAGTTGTTACAAGGTCTTCATCAACTATGTACTGTCAGTGTATTACACGTGTATCCAATCACATAATAACGCATCAACataaataactactttttacatTAACTGCGTGAATGGTTATTGGAAAGAAAAATGTGATCGAACGACTCTGTGTAAAACATTTTACGCATCAAAATACTTAAAGAATCTCGCTGATTAAATGATACAAGGGTAGAATACCTAAGTATGCCTTGACAGCTTGCATGTAAGTGTAATTTCTCTTGCCAGTAATGGGGTCTGGAAATCTATAGCAATCTGCTACAAGATTGTAAGTGAAAGTGGAGATGACTGCGAAGGCTATCATAGTCGCTATACCAGCAATCCACCCTAACTGCGCCATGGCATACGCTAGAGCCAGAACCCCAGCCCCAATCACCACAGTTATTATGTGCGTCGTAGCCGTCAAAGAATTCCCTGCGACGCAGAATAGCACATGTTATGTTCAGCTTATTGATTTCTGGTAAAGATTGCTAGTATGCAAATTCATTAAGCAAGTTCAACTTATCCAAAGTACTAAAGAAGGTTCAATTACTTCATTCATCAATCACAATCTGTTATGGAGGACGagaatatcacaaacagttatgCCTCCGTGAAATCAGTTATACCGATATGTATCTAGAAGTTTCTAATGTTCAGAAAGTTTGTTAAGTTAGTTAGGAGATGATCCTAGCTGGCACTTAGTTCCCATCCACAGTTGGTTTAGTTAGTTACTCATTTGCATCTACTTtcaaaatcagattcaaaggaAGTTAGAGGAGTAACTAACCGGTTCTTTTGGCTCTGCCATCATCGTCGACTTCTCCTTCCATAAGGGCTCTGGTGATGACCATTAAGAAACGTGGATCCCCCAATAAGTTTCACAATTTTGAGGAATCTAATATGTGGAAGTTGAGTTGTGTGCTAGTAACTGACTCTTAAGCCGTGTGTCAGTAAAATAgatataaacttttaaaattataattcgaATGAATTAGTTATTGTCTAAAATTCCAACTTACCTTACACATAATAactcttaaataaaattattaataaattataatccagaagacataatttttttatatttattcaaaaattacaaatttaaatttaatttttatttttaattaaaaaaatccttaaaataaaattacaatcgAAATAAATTAGTCATTGTCTCATACAAAAAAAATaccagggaaaaaaaaaagagggtagGCGTGACCGCATGAGAGTGGGGACGGTGGATGGATGAAGCCAAAACCAAGACGCCACACAACACAAACTCTCTCATc contains:
- the LOC112755563 gene encoding amino acid permease 8, producing MVITRALMEGEVDDDGRAKRTGNSLTATTHIITVVIGAGVLALAYAMAQLGWIAGIATMIAFAVISTFTYNLVADCYRFPDPITGKRNYTYMQAVKAYLGGTMYVFCGLVQYTKLAGITVGYTITSATSLVAIKKAICFHKEGHQAYCKFSNNPFMIGFGTLQIFLSQIPNFHELTWLSTIAAITSFGYAFIASGLSLSVVISGKGQPTSITGTRIGPELSAEDKVWRVFSSLGNIALAANYSTVIFDIMDTLKSDPPENKQMKKANVMGVTAMTILFLLCSGFGYAAFGDHTPGNILTGFYEPFWLVALGNTFVVIHMVGAYQVMAQPFYRIVEMGANMVWPESDFINKEYPTKLGNIRFNFNLFRLIWRTIFVILSTILAMAMPFFNEILSLLGAIGFWPLVVFFPIQMHIRQRQIKKRTLKWCMLQLLSFMCFIVTVTAVVGSVHGISQDLHKYKVFTYRQ